One stretch of Pelmatolapia mariae isolate MD_Pm_ZW linkage group LG3_W, Pm_UMD_F_2, whole genome shotgun sequence DNA includes these proteins:
- the LOC134623812 gene encoding ladderlectin-like: MKLLTVFALLCAMIALASAAREHLVVKRSRCFHRNWRWTRYGDRYFRYFPQQWTWAEAQKHCESLNANLASVRNLGEYQVIQRVIYNGARDYVPTWIGGSNAQEDRFWFWIGGTRFIYANWCHGEPNNVGGREHCIHMNWTGNKCMNDIPCTYRYPFVCARKVGHSLE, from the exons ATGAAGCTGCTGACGGTGTTTGCACTTCTTTGTGCAATGATCGCTCTGGCAAGTGCTGCTA GAGAGCATCTTGTTGTGAAGAGGTCTAGATGTTTTCACAGAAACTGGAGATGGACTAGATATGGCGACCGATACTTCCGCTACTTTCCTCAACAATGGACTTGGGCAGAGGCTCAA AAACACTGTGAGTCCCTGAATGCAAACCTGGCATCTGTACGTAACCTTGGAGAGTACCAGGTGATTCAGAGGGTCATATATAATGGCGCTCGTGATTACGTACCTACATGGATTGGAGGCTCAAATGCTCAAGAG GACCGTTTCTGGTTTTGGATTGGCGGAACTCGTTTCATATATGCTAACTGGTGTCACGGAGAGCCCAACAATGTTGGGGGCAGAGAGCACTGTATACATATGAATTGGACAG GAAACAAGTGTATGAATGACATACCCTGTACCTACCGATACCCATTTGTCTGCGCCAGGAAAGTAGGACACTCTCTGGAGTGA
- the LOC134623813 gene encoding RING finger protein 175-like, with protein sequence MSASFSDFQDSGLRCGSAAWASGDLDLLVTLVQMWVVPLYFTIKLYWWRFLSMWGMFSVITSYVIFRATCKPLSCRTPRMVYKWFLLIYKLSYAVGVLGYMAIMFTMFGFNVFFRIKAEDSMDVGVIMLFYGLYYGVMGRDFAEICSDCMASTIGYYNKGGMPSRSLTSDICAVCGQRILVNVEEEGFIEDTYQLSCGHLFHEFCIRGWCIVGKKQTCPYCNEKVDLKRMMNNPWEKTHVLYGQLLDWLRYLVAWQPIIIGIVHGINFSLGLE encoded by the exons ATGTCAGCATCCTTCTCTGACTTCCAGGACTCAGGGCTGAGGTGTGGCTCTGCTGCCTGGGCCAGTGGAGATCTGGACCTG CTGGTGACTCTGGTCCAGATGTGGGTGGTTCCTCTTTACTTCACCATCAAACTGTACTGGTGGCGGTTTCTGTCCATGTGGGGGATGTTCTCCGTCATCACTAGCTACGTCATCTTCAGAGCCACCTGCAAGCCGCTGTCCTGCAGGACGCCGAG GATGGTCTACAAGTGGTTTCTGCTCATCTACAAGCTGAGTTATGCAGTCGGGGTTCTGGGCTACATGGCCATCATGTTCACCATGTTCGGCTTCAACGTCTTCTTCAG GATCAAGGCAGAGGACTCGATGGATGTTGGCGTCATTATGCTGTTTTATGGACTTTACTATGGCGTCATGGGCAGAGACTTTGCTGAAATCTGCTCGGACTGCATGGCTTCTACAATCGGg TACTACAACAAGGGTGGCATGCCCAGCAGGAGCCTAACCAGTGATATCTGTGCGGTCTGTGGCCAGAGGATCCTGGTGAACGTGGAGGAGGAAGGATTTATAGAAGACACCTACCAGCTCTCCTGTGGACACTT ATTCCACGAGTTCTGCATCCGTGGCTGGTGCATTGTGGGTAAAAAGCAGACGTGTCCATACTGCAATGAGAAGGTTGACTTGAAGAGGATGATGAACAACCC CTGGGAGAAGACGCATGTCCTTTATGGGCAGCTTCTTGACTGGCTCAGATACTTGGTTGCTTGGCAACCCATTATCATTGGTATAGTTCACGGCATTAATTTCTCCCTGGGCCTCGAGTAA